CGTTTTAGAGGAAGACACGCGATAAGTTCCGACTTTCAAAAGTTCAGAATCAGCCAGCACATGCTCGACTTTGGGATGTACCTTGCATCCTCTACCCTGAAAAGTGTTGTACCTTCTACAGGGACACCTGGTagattgcaaaatatttttaaaatggacattatttgtaaaataaactaTACCTAAGTTTTGTGATTTTATATCTCTTACTATACTCGCGAGGTTATATTATTATACTAAAAACATCAATTTTTCTACGCAACTAACGCACAGCGTCGTTATATTTTATGATATCAACCTATTCTATTAGTATTGATAGGGACATGCGTTCTTCATCGGGCAACATAAAGAAAGATATCACCCTTAAATAGCTAAATGGGGTCTCCCTCTCCCCTTGCCAATTAGGTTTTCCTATGATTGAAAGCCTTCGTGGGATTGGCTTACGTTTACACATTTGTGCGCTACAACTCACTCAATattaattatgattttgggTCAAACTACATCAACTCACAAAACAATTGCGAGGTGTTCAATCTTTTGTCCATTCCAGATCCACCCGTACCATGTTCTCATTGAATGTTAATCATTGGAATTTAATAGTTTTCGTTAGTAAAACGTCATGGGGCCTCCAAAATTCGGCATGTAACCTAAGTTCCCGAGAGTCCCTTTCACACATTATTTGCAAACAGTAATGGAAGTTCGCAACCATCAGAAGTTATGCTATAGTCTTGCCATTTACACAGCAAAAGCCACCGTAATTAGGGAAGCTAGAACTTGAAAACTTTTAGCCCATAGTCACTAGTCGAATAAGCAATAATGGTACCGTACCATATGATCAATCACTTCACAGCTCACCAACTTTTCCATCGCCGAAAAACCGCATTGAAACCGGACTACTTTTGGGGGTGACACTCGGGTTTGGGAATTCCGTGAAAATGCCGTTTTCGCGTGGTCGCATCTGGAACTATATTGAAGCTTCACAGGATTTGGTAGGAGGACACAATAAGCAAGCGCGTCAGCTCACGTTTGGCGAAACCACCGCTTTTGTGAAAATCCTCATGTTGTCAACGCGATGCGTACGCCAAGCAACCGCACGATATGGTAAAAGGAGGAGAAACCACAGGGGTGAATGAATGTTGCCTGAGAAAATATCTTATCTCGACCCTCCTCCACCACCTGGCAAATCCCGAAACCACTTCCCGAGTTCCAACCATCCATGCATGCGAGCCGCAACAACCTCATTCATCGCCCAACCAAGAAACATAAATGCGCAAAAAGAACCCATCATTTTGTTCTGTACATGGTCATCACCCTTCTCGTCCTATCATGCCTCACGCAACCGCAAGGCGCATGTGCACGAGGCTTGAAGAACGAAAAAGCCAAAGCGGGGAGATGCCATGAACGCGCACGCACGAAACCTCTAGAGCTCTTCCACATGAAGGGCGCGCAAAGAAGAGCGCTACGAGACAAACAATTACCATTATAAAACAATAATactagagagagaaggggggaggGCTAAATTAGGGCCGAGCCAGCAAGGCGTGTTTGGCTCGGGGTTTTTGAGTGCGTGGGGGAGTCAGCAAGCAGTGTTGGTTCGGGGTTTTTGAATGCGGgggggaggagaaagaaaacggCTAAAGGACAATGAAAAAATCGCGGAACCAAAGTGTAATTTTCGAAGAGGTCACGTGAACGAAGCATTACGCGGAGGACAGCTTAGCGGTGGGGAAGTAACGTAACAATGCTTCGCGCACCAATCACCACTCACGCCCGGGGGCGCGTGCCGCCGCCCCCGCGCCGCCCCAGAGGGCCTCCGCCGCGCGGCGGAGGAAATCGAAATATAATTGAAGGGAGGTACGGCCGGTCGCGTCCGCACGACTTTCGACCCCAACATTGTGGCGGAGGAGTCTGTACGGGCACGCGAGGAGGGAGGCACGTGGGGCGACgaggaggagggaaggaggaggggctGCTGCTGCTGAGGTGGAGAGAATGATTTTGTGCTACGCTACCTACTAGTCCTCCACTTGTCATGCGAGCACTATGAATTCAATAcgcatattctctctctctctctctctctgtggcgcGCATACACGCACACACGGCAACCCCCATTTTTCTCCTGTGCCTAGTGGGATGCaatattgtgtgtgtgtgtgtataaagCCGAGCCATCCCTCGGATGGTTTTCATCGAAAGACGAAAGTTAGtgagagaggcggaggagagggagggagagagagagagagaaagagagagagagccaggGTTTCTCTCCAAACcctgctttcttttcttggtctttgccttggagagaggagaggataTCTCACGGTCGGAGGTGGAAAATGGACTTCTTGATCTTCATTTTCGGTATCCTAggtaaagaaggaagaaaccaGAAGCTGTTCGCCCCTCATTtccatttgcttcttcttcttcgcaatAATGCTGCTTGCTTGCGCCATTTCCTTTCATCCCATCCATCTTCATATGGTCTACattcgtttattttttttccgCTTGATGAATCGTTCGTATTAGTATCTTTAGGATGATGGTTAGCAggtcattctcttcttttcttcttcttttcgtttGGCAACTCTCTCTTCCAAAACCtcattctttctctttctatcatttgcaaaaCACACGTGAAGCAACAACcaaaatcacaaagaaaatgagaaaatttttccCGGTGCACTAATCTTGACACCACTCTTCACAcggtgtttttctctcttttgatgaTACAAACCCCACTCGAAATCAAACCTCCAGCAACCTTTTCAGTCTCTTGGACTTTTGCCAACTTTTTCACAACCCTTTTGGCCATTTCCTCCGacgatttttgttttcactctAGCGCACTTTTAGAATTAGCTTTAAATGATGAAGCAGGTACGCTAGCGTCTGTCATAAACTTATGGGTCTGTCTTCAAGTTGTTGCAACTAACGTAGGATTTATATTGTCTCGAGTCGGTTTGCATTTCGTGGGAAttcattcttttcatcttttggcTATATTGTGTGTATACAAAGGTTATACAATGACATGTAATGTGATTTAGTTCGAGTTCTGTTCAACCACGCCGTATGTGCTCAGCACTTAGATTAGTAAATAACTGaggttgtttttcttcttctttaattttaacCCTAGCAAAAAGAGCATTTTCATTTGCATCGCGCTTGCACAAAATAATCTAACgtttgtgcttttcttttgcattcGATGATAGGAAACATTGTCTCGTTCTTCGTCTTCTTGGCTCCAGTGTAAGTAatcatgtttttctttgaagTTCTTTGCCTTCACTAGGATGAagatagtcttttttttttttatcccaataCAATAACTACtgattctttttctcctcctatTGCAGGCCGACATTTTACAGAATCTACAAGAACAAATCGACCGAGGAATTCCAATCGATACCATATTTGGTCGCTCTATTCAGCTCCATGCTCTGGCTTTACTACGCATTCCTCAAAGGACACTCCTTCCTTCTCATCACCATTAACTCCTTTGGATGCGTCATAGAGATGGTGTACATTGCCATCTACATTGCTTATGCGCTGGGAGCTGCTAGGGTACGTATTAATCATTAGACGATGCAATGCTCATATTCCAATCACACAATGAACCAATAAGCTTGCTAGGAAACTTTTTTTGGGGATTCACGTGATCTATACAATGAAAGGAAATACGTTCGACAAGAAAAGAACTGAAATTTTAAGGATACAATAAATCCCAGTGATAGTTTACGATTGACTGGGTTAACCAAATGTGTTTTGCGGTCTCCATCCTTGCCATCTAAAAGCTCTCTTTTTCCCCTATATCTCTAACTATCCTGTGTTTGTTCTGACTTAATGATTTTGATTACTGCAGAACTCCACAATCAAGCTCTTTGCTCTGATGAACATGGGATTGTTCCCTCTCCTAATTCTCATCACACACTTCATTCCAAACGATGATGCACGTGCCACGGTGTTCGGATGGATCTGCACGACAATTTCCGTGAGCGTCTTCGCAGCGCCATTAAGCATTGTGGTGCGCACTTAAAAAATCCAATCTTTCTCTTCTCAAATTCTCATATCTAATCAAGGAAAACGCATtttaatcttctctctctctttttccctattttggTCTTCTTAGGCACGAGTTGTGCGAACGAAGAGCGTGGAGTTCATGCCCTTCTCTCTGTCGTTCTTTCTAACGTTGAGCGCCATCATGTGGTTCGGCTACGGTTTCTTCCAAAAGGACTGGTGCATTATGGTAAGGGATCCccattttcgaaaaattaaatCAACGATCGTTAAGGATCACTTTACTTTGTATTTGAAGTGTATGTTCTGTTGTAATGTGCATTGGGTTAGTGTAGGTCCAAATATTTGTTCAGCATCACTTTTGGGTTCGGCTAAATTTTCTATATAACATGTTGCGTTGGCACGTCATTAATGGGCTAATAAgactaattaaattttcaagaaaagctAATAAGAGCATATGCGGGTCCCATGTCCATAACATATGTATACATTCTGTGTGATTAGACTTTTCTCTTCAAGTTGTTCGGGTAGGAtgaatttatgtaattatttagCATGGTAAtaattttcggttttttttcttcatattatacCGTTATCTAATTTCTTGCATTGAGTTCATAAtatctatttttagaaaaaaaaaaaggttaaataaTATCGACCAAGTGGGACACGTTATTAATAATTATGATTATTGGAGGATCGAAAactttatatttgaaaaatggaCCGATGTGAGAATATTTAACAAAACTTAAGTACATgactttgggaaaaaaaattgatgtgagATTTAAGATTCTCGAATGGTCAATCGATGTAAATACATAAATCCAATATATTTATAACTGTTACGGATGAAGATTATGTGATGAATGCGAATACACGTCATCAAGCATATCGATATTGAGCCTTGGGGCAGACTAGAACGTTTTGTCAAGTTTTAACATAAGTTTCGGCCGAACTTAAAGAATATTCTTGACCTTGACATGCAGATACCGAATGTCGTGGGCTTTGTCTTGGGACTGTCTCAAATGGTCTTGTACGGATACTACAGAAATATCGTGGACACGAAGCCCCCGCAAGACCCCGCCAAAATCGTCGCTCACCCCTCCTCAGGAGTCTCTGAAGCCCAACCCGTCACCATTAAAATCGCACCCACCATCGACGGCGGTGAAGCCCGAGCGGATGAGTAACAGTCACAGCCATCACAACTGCCGAAGGATGCCGTGGAAGTGGTAGTTTCTGGCGATGACCCGGGGTCTGATCAACCAAGTTAAGTTTGCTCAAGCCCAACTTACCATCGATTGGGGCTTTAATTAAGAATGTGAAGGCTCAAATTTGCGTCAATGTATCCTCCTCTCCATAGTGATCCTATGTGCTCTATCTATAGTGATCCTATGTGCTTTATCGatatctctctctatctgtctCTCTTGTTCGGTTGGTATGCAATTGTATGAAGAAGAAAGTGCTCTGACAATCTCTCAGAAGTGTATTCATCATTCAGTTTGCCGATTAATGAACAAGTTAACTACTAGTACATTCGATGATGCCTGGGCTGAATTTTCTAATTGCCTAATCTCACTTGAATACCGCGGTTGGATAGAACTGACCTATTGTTCCATTTATCAGATGATGCTTCTGATATAGCAAGCGTTTTACTTGAAAATGCAGGCGAATCCTGCTCAGAATAAACTTACAAGATCCAGCAGAAGCATCacaagaatctctctctctctctcttcctgctCAGAATAAACTTACAAGATCCAGCAGAAGCATCacaagaatctctctctctctctctctctctctctctctctctctattctcgATCTAGATTGCTGTCCTAGCAACGATATACACATAAGTCTTCTTCCCCCAGGTTTCAACAAGAGCGTAAACAGAGAATGGAGAGATAGAACCTGAAAAGTGCGAGTTAAGGTAGTGGGGACCGATTCTTGCTAATTCGACCACAATCTCTCCACTCATTCTGTTCGGCAGAATGGAATATGCACGACACAACATGAATGCCCTGTTTTGCTTCGTATGGTTCACagaaagcaagtgaagaggCTCAAGGAGCGAACGAAGCAGGAAATTCTCGATCAAGACAACACGCCATTAGATCCATCGAAACCGCCTTGAGCGTTCTGCCTCGCCAATTCTCTCCCCACACTTTCGCCTTGGTGACAGGCCTTCCTCTATTCATGTCCCCTGGAGAATTGTTCTTTCCGGACACTGCGAAGCTGAGCCCAGGCCCTCCAGCATCCTCAAAACTCTTTCCATTCCAAAAGCACCTAAACATACTTCTGAAAGGAAGAAGTCCAAATGAGATGGGATTCATGGTCATGCAACAAGAGACATAAATCAAACTAGAATCACCCTTGTTACACGGTTCTGTTACCCTTAGAGACGTCAGATTTGACAGTAAATTGTCCCGTCATTGCATACTCCGGAGCAAAATATCCATTAGTGCCCCTGACCCTAGTAAAAACATGTGATCTGTCCCCtggagaaaatgaaatttgctgTGATGAAGCTTTTCGTGGAAAATAGGATTTTTATGCAAAGCACATAGTATTGGTAAACAACTTGCAAAAATAATTattgcaagaaaaaaataaaattagaaaagaaaataagaaaggagaACGGCAGGCCGCCTAGGTTGTACGACCCTAGGCGACAAGATGGAGCTCGAGCAACTTAGGGACTAGTCACGAATGTTGACCCAGCCATGATCAACTATGCCTTTGTCCAAGCAGTTTAATGTAATCTCTAGTTATGAAGTAATAGAAAGATAACGTTATGTACCAAAATTTAAGgaactacattgaataaattaaaagttcaaggaccataTTGTACATTGAGCCAAAGTTCagaaatcatattgaataaattaaaattttacttaTCAAATTATACATTGAGTCAAAGTCGATAGATTGTTTATATTATTATCCCAAAAAACTTCATTAAGTCCCCGACTCAATCCATATACAAttgaatgaagaagaaagtgcTAAAGGCAATATCTCGAAAGATATAAATCCTTCtgttatcaaatcaaagattgAGTTAATTACTAGTATATTCGAACCCGATTCTTATGTTATCTAATTAAAGATCCAGTTAATTACTAGTATATTCGAACCCATCCTAGTCGATGATGCTCGTGCTGCGGTTGGGTAGAACTAACCTATTGTTCCATTTTATTGGATGGCCCCTCTGATATCGCAAgcaattttagttgaaatcCATGCCCAGGAAGAGAGTCAAACAAACATAGTCCAAGCCTTGATCTATGCTCATGTCCCTGCTCTTCAGCAGCACGGCTTTGGTCCCGGTAACAGCCATCAGGGACTTGGAAGCAATCGCTGTGCGCAAAATAGAACCAACCTTTCTCAGAAAATGAGAACAGAGCATTAAAACTAGAAACAACTCCGCCTCCTCAAAAGATTTACCAATGCAAGAAACTTTTCTAGTCCCCAATCCAACATATAGTATTACCCAAAATgagaactttttattttccacctgCAACTTGCTGTTATCTATTTCTGCAAGGATATACTCAATGATTTGATGACCTCGATAGGCAAGATTTTTTCCCCACAACCTCGTTTCAACAAAAAATGCACATTGCCGGTCTGCAATTGAAGGGTAACTAGCAAttttaacaaagaaaaacaatgacCCAGCATCTTCAGTATACTATCCTAAACCGATAAAAGTTCCAAGTGAAGGACAAATACACCCATCGTACATACAAATAGAGCAAAAAATACAGGTGTTTCGATTAGCCTTGAAGAAATGGATAAGTGGAGCCCTTCTAATCTAAATGGTAACTCTATCCTTCATTACACTGAGAGAATGTCAAGAGAGTCTAAAATTGGTAAACTGAAGACAATCAATGTGAACTAAACCCAAAATTTAGTCTGTCAGTTTATCGATTTGGGTTCAGTTTAACCAAGCCATTCAACCATATCCAACTTCAATCTCGATTTGCTTATTCTCAAAACTGCTAAATTAGACTCctataccaaaaagaaaaaaagtagatgCCTTGAAAGAGCCAAAGTCGATGTGGTGTATCCAAAATAACTCCAATTATCTTGGCACCACTGGGTTCAAACTCTATGAATGAAGAGCGCGGTCTGCTCACCATTGCCAGGGTCTattgtgaaaaaggaaaactaagaTAAGACTGGGAACCTTCCACACTTTGATAATTTGAAGCCATACTAATTGTTCTCCCATAGTTTCTCTCTTTCGCTGCAAAACCAAGAAACGCCTCCTTCGGCTCCCAGCATCCTAGTCATGACCATCTCGCCAATGCCTGATCCTTACTGCTTCAATCTTTACATTTGAATTACGATCACATACTAATCCCGCACAGCTTTACAATAATTTCAAACATTCAAACCGGTCTTAAATCCGTTTCTTATGTAGTGTCAAGTAAGGTGCTCGACATAGAATTCCACATCACTGGGAAACACCTCCAAATCATTGATTTGGAATCGGAAAGGTGTCCATTAGAATCCCAATCAAACCCAGCATATAATTTATCTAATAACTAAAAGTTCCAAGACTCAGCCTAACTTACAATTCCCACCGAAATGCTAAACCATGAAAGCGGGATCGGTCTATTTAACTCTGATAGGAATAATTCAATGTCATATACAATGATCACTAATGCAATCAGTAAACGCTGCGTACGGTATTTCAGCATATGAATTATATTCCAGCAAAAAGATAACTTTATTCGCTTTGAGAAACCAAGATACTAGAATCTGAAACTACTTACCCTCAGCGATGACTCTCACTCCATCATCCAATTCGCGCTTCGACCCGAAAACCCGAGAAGCCAGCCCCAGCTCCTTCGCCTCCGAGCCCGACACCCTCCGACCCGTCAAGGCCAGCTCCATCGCGTTCCCGTACCCCACGATGCTCGGCAACCTCTGGAGCGTCCCGAGGTCGGCGATGATCGCCAGGTCCACCTCCTTCACCGAGAAGAACGCGTCCTCCGTGCAGTACCTCACGTCGCACGCGGTGGCCACGTCGACGCCGCCCCCGACGCACGCCCCGTGGAAGGCGGCGATCACCGGCTTGCGGCACCGCTCGATGGCCGTCACCGCGTCCTGCGGCGACTTGATTGGCCGGCGCCGgagaggacgaggacgagggcGTCGGGGTTGCGGTCGAGGGAGGAGAGGGCGAGGGGGAGCTCGGCGAAGGAGTCGAGGGAGAGAGCGTTGCGGGAGGAAGGGTGGTTGAGGCGGAGGTGGAAGACGGCAGAGCCGGGTCTGGCTCGGACGATTTCCAGGgtcttgaatttctccattttccggtcgaggaagacgatgaagatCGGGAAAGGGACGAGGTTTCTCAGCTCACCTCGGAGCTTGGAGAAGGAACGGGTCGCTTTGTTTGTCGGGACTGTTCTTTTTGGGCCGAGCCCGGTAGACCGTGGGCCGGGCAAGGGCTGAGCCGGATTCGGGTCGGTTTTTTGGGTTAGACATATATCTTGCGCGAAATGCTCACTTCAAGTTATTTAGGAGGAATGTAACCTCGTACTCtgagtttatatatatatattacacaTTGAGAGAATGTTGATTGATATATACATAACAAGATGATTGTAGAGAAGGCGAATGACGATGATGCATAAATTCCGCAGGTCCTCATAAAGTCAATTCTTAAATTTCATTGCTAGTAATTTGTCCTTTCTAAAGGGGAAAAATAATTGTTACTTTTTAACCCCCTTGATTAGCACGGTTGGTTGAGGTGCCGTGATTTTTAGCTTATGAACTGGAGAGTGGAGATCACTTGTTCGAATCCCACAAGCTATAAATAAGAAGTTTTTGACTGAATGTTACTATCCACCAAAACAAGAGATCTGAATTTAATCAGTCTATGAGATTTCGAGATATTCTCATGGATTTCTAGgtaatttttctatttgcttaatttattgattttgtatatcataacaaatttagTAAGGATCATTGAAAAGTTAGATGATTAGATGTGATTAACTCATGCCTAGGTGACTCCATTGACGTCAAGATTATATGAACGGATTAATGGTGGTGCGTCTAACTACTACAAGAAACACAAGTGACAACAGAAGTAGTTAAATCGATTGGGGAAATGAAAAGTGATGAATATggctgccaaaaaaaaaaaaaatacaaagtgcCTCTCTCATTTTGCGGAGGCTGGCAAAGTTTCATTGATCCTAAATCTGAGTTTTGGCAAAATTGCAGTCTTAATTCTTAAACATCTTTTTATAGAAGTTGCAAGCAAACCCTTCCCAATATCAATTCCTTAATTTTTCccatcaatttaagatttcaaGTAATTATCCATGTTAATTAACATGTCACATGTCCTTTATTTTTGGGATTTTAACAAGATTTGTATTCATGCAGTCTTCCTTTATCTAtaaattttgaacttttgaattAAAGTTTCTAACTTTGGACTATTACATCCATAATGAGCAAGTACTTAATGAATGTGTTATATGTACTAAATGTGTTATATGTACTAAATTGCACCGGGGCCTTACATCGAATGAGACCTATTGGATACGACAATCATGATCCTAATTCAAAACTAGTTCAAAGCATGTTCTtgatggaaaaattataaaataaaataaatattataaacgTACTATatatatgccaatttagtcttaaaacttctaattgaccaatttcgtcttacataatttgagatttgtcAAGTTTGGCTAAAAATAGCTAACATGGGCACTAGCTGTTTGACGTGGCAAATTGGCCAACACTGACAGggaaaagttttctttttcccctgaattttttgaatttttatacttttttatttctatattttacttcttcttttttaatttcccttCGTCAGTCTATAGGCTTATCGGTCATAATGAAGGTGTCATCTCCATTCGTCTTAGGTCTCCTAGGGGCAGACAATGAGTGATCTTGAATTGTTGACAAACTCTGTCCATCATGGCACTGTCCAAGTTGGGCACATTATCTGTGATGATTTCGTGAGGAATCCCATATCGATAGATTCTGttgcaattgaaaattttcactACTCAAGCTTTTTGAATAGTTCTGTAGGATGCTGCCTTGATCCATCATAACCTCATGAGACTAGTGCCATCAAGGGTCAGatggcgaccctcgccggcccacaataaaaaaaagatacaaaataaaagaaaaaaatgaaaatttataataaaaaaattgcaaaaattgttcatttcacttaggACGGATGGTGTCCACTTAAATAATTATTAGTAAAAATTAGTTGGAATAACTACattagtaaattatcaaaatatttaaatttaaatttgtcaaattaaaatgtttgtaACTGAATTGAAATACGTATAGtagatttaagaattttttgataACTATCCCTATTTTTATCCCTGTTCACTAATTTAAATATATGTACACATCATCCTTCTAAGCTAGCAAAACATGCCGTGATGCACGTTTTCAACACATGCAGGTTGTTTTTAATAGCTTATTTAAGTGTGGAcgaaataacttttttctttaaaaaaaaaaaaagagagttgaaAGAAGGCCCGCAGAGCAAAAACAAGGGATAGTCAAAAACAATTAAAGGCtgcttttcaagaaaaaatctTAGAAAGAGGACATTTATTCGCTCATATTCTCTTGATGTTGCaaagaaaatctaaattgaCCTTCGGCCAGAttgaatttttgcagaaatattTCTTtgtataatgtttttgtttgtgATAACTTATGAATTTATCATGACATTTCATTGttaaaaaaggataaaattgacACTTTTTGCAAATCTTAATTAGGAAAAATCATATTATCCCTGTTAGAAAGttaaacaaacaaaatcaagtCATTAGTTGGAGGGAAACAGTGTGTTTATAAAGAGCATATAAAATTAGTTATCAAGCAATGTAAGATATTTCAATATCTCCTCTCATGTGCAAGCCTAATTAGAAGTGGCATGTGGAATTTGACTAATGGGGTGGACACACAATGTGAAAGGGATAGTACTTGCCTATAATACCATGTCAAAAAAGTCAACCCAAATGCTTAAGTAACTAGATGGAGTGAGACAATAATAAAGAGTATATAAGACCCGCTATCAAATGATGTAAGATATTTTGACACATCATCTCACATGCAAGCTAGGTTATGAGCGGCACATGGAATTTGATTAACGGGGTGAACACACACATGAAAGGAA
This region of Eucalyptus grandis isolate ANBG69807.140 chromosome 8, ASM1654582v1, whole genome shotgun sequence genomic DNA includes:
- the LOC120287453 gene encoding bidirectional sugar transporter SWEET15-like; the protein is MDFLIFIFGILGNIVSFFVFLAPVPTFYRIYKNKSTEEFQSIPYLVALFSSMLWLYYAFLKGHSFLLITINSFGCVIEMVYIAIYIAYALGAARNSTIKLFALMNMGLFPLLILITHFIPNDDARATVFGWICTTISVSVFAAPLSIVARVVRTKSVEFMPFSLSFFLTLSAIMWFGYGFFQKDWCIMIPNVVGFVLGLSQMVLYGYYRNIVDTKPPQDPAKIVAHPSSGVSEAQPVTIKIAPTIDGGEARADE